TGACGCGCGATCTCCATATCGGCCTTAGCCAGCGCCATTTCCATATTGGCGATGAACACCTCAAAGAAATCCCATTGGATCATCGCCTGCAGCACGCTGTCCTCGATCTTCAGTTCGCGCACAGCCGCCGCGAAACCGTACCAGCCGGGCAGCATGAAACGCGTCTGCGACCAGGCGAAGACCCACGGAATGGCGCGCAGGTCTTCGATCTTGCCCGACGCTGTGCGCGAGGCCGGCCGCGAACCGATCTTCAGGTGGCTGACCTCATCGACCGGTGTCACCGTATGGAAGAAGTCGAGGAAGTACGGATCGTCATAGACCAGCCCGCGATAGGCCTCGAACGAGACCGTGTTGATCTGGTCCATGATCGGCGCAAACTGTTCTTCCAGCTTGGCGTCATGCGAAGGCCCATGGTCACGACATTTCGGCACCGTGGCGAGGAAGGTCGCCGCCGCGAAGCTGTCGAGCGTCTTGTGCGCCGTGACGATATTGCCGAACTTGCGCGCAATCATCTCACCCTGTTCAGTGACGCGGATCTGCCCGCCCACCGTGCCTTTTGGCTGGGCCAGGATCGCTGCGAAGGCCGGACCACCACCGCGTCCGACCGAGCCACCGCGGCCGTGGAACAGGCGCAGGCTCACGCCCGCCTTGTCGCATACCGCCTTTACCGCTTTCGACGCCTTGTGCAGCGACCAGCGCGACGAGGTATAGCCGCCGTCCTTGTTCGAGTCGGAATAGCCGAGCATGACTTCCTGGATGGCCGGCCGCCCCATCAGCGAGCGCACGGCGAAATTGCCCAGCCACTTCTTCATGATCTCGGGCGCCGCTTCCAGATCGCCGATGGTCTCGAACAGGGGCGAGATTTTCAGCATACAGTGCGGCTGCGGGCCGCCGCGCACCAGCCCGGCCTGTTTCAGCAACACCAGCGGCTCCAGGATATCCGACACCGACGCCGCCTTAGAGATGACATAGGCACCAAAAGCCTCCGGCCCAAAGATCTTGACGATCTCGGCCGCCGCATCAACGATACGCAGTTCGCGGCGCGTTTCATCTGAATACTTGCCAAATTCCCAGCGCAGAATTCGGTCGTTGGCCAGTTCGGCATACAGCAGCGAACATCGCTCACTTTCCGACATGCCGAGATAATCGACCAGTTCCGACGACTGGGTGAAAAGCTCGGCGATGACGCGCTCA
The window above is part of the Asticcacaulis sp. MM231 genome. Proteins encoded here:
- the ppc gene encoding phosphoenolpyruvate carboxylase, whose protein sequence is MLGDMLASPVFTAHPTEMRRASVVERETEIANLLQAYEKAANPSEKRQIEDDLYREVALLWNTRLNRPERITVQDEINNLVSAVQRSVLPALVTLYSEWGRDIPHDGALPNVLKLGSWIGGDRDGHPHVDEITLNYAFKEQARVAFAFYAGQMDKLDTELTVSDEVTPVSDALQELARKSLNTDIHRVDEPYRRTIAHIKQRLARTRAQILGETQNSRATDTSALAYESSKAFVRDLRVIRDSLASHGGRRLIGTTLKTLMRIARSCGFHLLSLDLRQNSDVHERVIAELFTQSSELVDYLGMSESERCSLLYAELANDRILRWEFGKYSDETRRELRIVDAAAEIVKIFGPEAFGAYVISKAASVSDILEPLVLLKQAGLVRGGPQPHCMLKISPLFETIGDLEAAPEIMKKWLGNFAVRSLMGRPAIQEVMLGYSDSNKDGGYTSSRWSLHKASKAVKAVCDKAGVSLRLFHGRGGSVGRGGGPAFAAILAQPKGTVGGQIRVTEQGEMIARKFGNIVTAHKTLDSFAAATFLATVPKCRDHGPSHDAKLEEQFAPIMDQINTVSFEAYRGLVYDDPYFLDFFHTVTPVDEVSHLKIGSRPASRTASGKIEDLRAIPWVFAWSQTRFMLPGWYGFAAAVRELKIEDSVLQAMIQWDFFEVFIANMEMALAKADMEIARQYADLAGEPEEANRIYAKIKSEFDDTVALILRIRNAPYLLSTHERLRNQIERANPLLNSLNRLQVYLLGIRRHGNRHKLVQLAMQLTVNGIASALRNTG